In one Gossypium hirsutum isolate 1008001.06 chromosome D09, Gossypium_hirsutum_v2.1, whole genome shotgun sequence genomic region, the following are encoded:
- the LOC121221100 gene encoding UPF0301 protein BF2109 — protein MEACFFSSNSFIKTIEFEPSIKPKPLPFPNTNSNLFYSTKVASPSSITCCLSNDEKKPTLDSDWRSFRAKLVATEKVSGPSSWAGPDTVVDQPPQPVTIGDKWAHTIREPEKGCLLIATKKLDGVHIFERTVILLLKAGSIGPLGIILNQSSLKSIKEMRSTTIRDVSEVFSHVPLFFGGPLEDGFFLVSPTKDDDDGGVEKSGGFEEVMKGLYYGTKESVGYAAEMVKRNVVKARDFRFFDGYCLWDKEQLDEEIKAGFWIVVACSPSVIGLASVGNVGLWEEILGLIGPRNVW, from the exons ATGGAAGCTTGTTTCTTCTCATCAAATTCCTTCATTAAAACTATTGAGTTTGAGCCCTCAATCAAACCTAAACCACTTCCTTTCCCCAACACCAATTCCAACCTTTTCTACTCTACAAAAGTTGCTTCCCCAAGTTCTATTACAT GCTGCCTTTCAAATGATGAGAAGAAGCCCACCCTTGATTCTGATTGGCGTTCATTTAGAGCTAAATTAGTGGCAACCGAGAAAGTTTCAGGCCCTTCATCATGGGCTGGTCCTGATACAGTAGTGGACCAACCTCCTCAACCTGTTACAATTGGTGACAAATGGGCTCACACCATCCGTGAGCCCGAAAAAGGTTGTCTACTTATCGCTACCAAAAAACTCGACGGGGTCCACATTTTCGAGCGGACGGTGATCCTCCTCTTAAAAGCAGGGTCTATAGGCCCATTAGGGATCATACTAAATCAATCATCTCTCAAATCTATCAAAGAAATGAGATCAACAACTATCCGAGATGTCTCGGAGGTGTTCTCTCATGTGCCGTTGTTCTTCGGTGGGCCATTGGAAGATGGGTTTTTTTTGGTGAGTCCAACAaaggatgatgatgatggtggtgTGGAGAAAAGTGGGGGTTTTGAAGAAGTAATGAAAGGGTTGTACTATGGGACTAAAGAAAGTGTAGGGTATGCTGCTGAGATGGTGAAGAGAAATGTGGTGAAGGCAAGGGATTTTAGGTTCTTTGATGGGTATTGTTTGTGGGACAAAGAACAATTAGATGAAGAAATAAAGGCTGGCTTTTGGATAGTTGTGGCTTGTAGCCCAAGTGTAATTGGtcttgcaagtgttggaaatgttggGCTTTGGGAAGAGATTCTTGGGTTAATAGGTCCTAGAAATGTTTGGTAA